A region from the Deltaproteobacteria bacterium genome encodes:
- a CDS encoding branched-chain amino acid ABC transporter permease: MDVFLQIIVAGLLKGGLYALIGIGMTLIMGVMGIINLAHGQLMMLAMYVTFVLNAMGVDPYISLFVAMPLLFLLGVAIQRFLLNPLIKADTILPENQVLMTVGIGMALTEIVRFIFSSDYKYITSTYSNQTFFLGNISFSSALTIAFGIAVAFTAAMFFFLIKTDLGRSIRATAQDKDAATLMGVNTGRITVITFGLGAGLVAAAGCLLAPVYYIFPDLGGPFTAKAFIITILGGLGSTVGAIFGGVTLGLAESMGATYFGMEYEDIIGLTIFVLVLLFLPGGFKRLTKI; encoded by the coding sequence ATGGACGTTTTCCTGCAGATCATCGTGGCGGGGCTCCTCAAGGGCGGGCTGTACGCCCTGATCGGGATCGGGATGACCCTCATCATGGGCGTCATGGGGATCATCAACCTGGCCCACGGACAGCTGATGATGCTGGCGATGTACGTGACATTCGTCCTCAACGCAATGGGGGTGGACCCGTACATCTCCCTGTTCGTCGCCATGCCCCTCCTGTTCCTGCTGGGAGTGGCGATCCAGAGGTTCCTGCTGAACCCCCTCATCAAGGCGGACACGATCCTCCCGGAGAACCAGGTGCTCATGACGGTGGGGATCGGGATGGCGCTGACCGAGATCGTCCGGTTCATCTTCTCGTCGGACTACAAGTACATCACCAGCACGTATTCCAACCAGACCTTCTTCCTCGGGAACATCTCCTTCAGCAGCGCCCTGACGATCGCGTTCGGGATCGCCGTCGCCTTCACGGCGGCGATGTTCTTCTTCCTGATCAAGACGGACCTGGGGCGGTCCATCCGCGCGACCGCCCAGGACAAGGACGCGGCGACCCTCATGGGGGTGAACACGGGGCGCATCACGGTGATCACGTTCGGGCTGGGGGCCGGGCTGGTCGCCGCCGCGGGGTGCCTGCTCGCGCCGGTGTACTACATCTTTCCGGACCTCGGGGGGCCGTTCACGGCCAAGGCGTTCATCATCACCATCCTGGGCGGACTCGGGTCGACGGTGGGGGCCATCTTCGGGGGGGTGACGCTGGGGCTGGCCGAGAGCATGGGGGCCACGTACTTCGGGATGGAGTACGAGGACATCATCGGGCTGACCATCTTCGTGCTCGTGCTCCTCTTCCTGCCGGGCGGCTTCAAGCGCCTGACGAAGATATAG